A window of the Henckelia pumila isolate YLH828 chromosome 3, ASM3356847v2, whole genome shotgun sequence genome harbors these coding sequences:
- the LOC140890170 gene encoding uncharacterized protein: MQFDSSSIYIKNIYLILKRLFEEINKLEEVKENDHPKLELKPLPIELKYAFLGENQTYPIVISSTLLPKQEVAVDYVSKWIEAIACRTNDHKVVIKVLKENIFSRFGIPRAIISDGGSHFINKSFSSLLRKYGITHKVSTPYHPQTNGQVELANKEIKQILEKTVNPNRKDWSLRLSDALWAYRTAFKTSLGMSPYRLDIRLIIEAKVRLGGKSTYAKKRRAKRLDVCHNCARWTCNRQCRSLGYVSTNREDKIDFIKNGLSKDQVLGIIPTALAEGNITGVTVGEELKVSSMYERITKMIENSDAFIALPGLLNINKYYDGLLTFLDVAVEQNFITENSRRMLISASNEDQLIDDLQAFVHQPDSAITKINC, translated from the exons ATGCAGTTCGATTCTTCTTCAATATacatcaagaacatatatctcATACTCAAACGA ttatttgaagaaattaataaacttgaagaagtaaaagaaaatgatcatccaaaacttgaattaaaacccttgccaatagaactaaaatacgcttttcttggtgaaaatcaaacatatcctattgtaatatcttctaccctcttaccaaaacaaga agtagctgtcgattatgtttcaaaatggattgaagcaattgcatgtagaactaatgatcataaagttgtgataaaagttttgaaagaaaatatttttagtcgatttggaatacctagagctataataagtgatgggggaagtcattttataaataaatcattttcttcgttgttaagaaaatatggtattacacataaagtttctactccatatcaccctcaaacgaatggtcaggttgaacttgcaaataaagaaataaaacaaattttggaaaaaacagtcaatccaaatcgaaaagattggtctttaagattaagtgatgcattatgggcatatagaactgcatttaaaacatcattggggatgtcaccatatagatta gatattcgtcttataattgaagccaaggttcgattaggtg gaaaaagtacctatgcgaagaaaagaagggctaaaaggttagatgtttgtcataattgtgccagatggacttgtaatagacaatgcagatctttgggatatgtttccacaaatagagaagataaaattgatttcattaagaatgggctgagtaaaga tcaggttttgggtattattcctacagctttagctgaaggaaatattacaggtgttacggttggggaagagttgaaagtttcatcaatgtacgagagaataactaaaatgatagaaaattctgatgcttttattgccttgcc tggcttgttgaatatcaataaatattatgatggtttgttgacttttctcgatgtagccgtggaacaaaattttattacagaaaattcacgaaggatgctcatctctgcttcgaatgaagaccaattaattgatgatctccaagcttttgttcatcaacctgattcagctataacaaagatcaattg ctaa
- the LOC140892790 gene encoding uncharacterized protein isoform X2, producing MEEVSLSRDTLLILAYEYYSSVAQKFFMRRDVVDGLILPRMFKWVASTWPSNCAPSNVDVSAAFGAYDINDCVGCLTPTSEDLVSSYYTTGVFVDSAPDVVTTRVLELWSQGKTVICSQRPLENDVESPIVQHTPSYHDGSSTPSSEATRSSSSTHSVDAIRSNSSTRPPIPMGPRIHFGLNPTRRTSPLEHHFRRRLSALDDTVNSLRLEMREQFIKTRACIREMKAGFDELRSCLSEQIRASLAEIRSQTAVHIQGDYNMVYNRRQKRKSYVLEADVSVDQNMVRKLFPNSSRVALPSITEESSEGAEASTSIGCDSVRPFVECVTF from the exons ATGGAGGAGGTATCTTTGTCTCGAGACACTTTGTTG atCTTGGCTTATGAATATTATTCTAGCGTGGCACAAAAGTTTTTCATGAGAAGAGATGTGGTAGACGGTTTGATTTTGCCCAGGATGTTTAAGTGGGTGGCTAGCACGTGGCCCTCAAATTGTGCCCCGTCTAATGTTGATGTTAGTGCAGCCTTTGGTGCCTATGATATAAAT GATTGTGTTGGATGTTTGACTCCTACTTCTGAGGATCTCGTGTCATCGTATTATACCACCGGTGTTTTTGTTGATTCTGCACCAGATGTCGTCACCACTCGGGTACTAGAGCTGTGGAGTCAGGGTAAGACTGTTATATGTAGCCAGCGCCCTCTCGAGAATGATGTGGAGTCTCCCATAGTCCAGCACACACCTTCTTATCATGATGGTTCCAGCACCCCTTCTAGTGAAGCCACTAGATCCAGCTCTAGCACCCATTCTGTTGATGCCATTAGATCCAACTCTAGCACTCGTCCTCCCATTCCTATGGGTCCTAGAATCCACTTTGGACTCAATCCTACCCGCCGCACATCACCCTTGGAGCATCATTTTAGGCGGCGTTTGAGTGCATTGGATGATACCGTTAACTCATTGCGTCTTGAGATGAGAGAACAATTTATCAAGACCAGGGCGTGTATAAGGGAAATGAAAGCTGGTTTTGATGAGTTGAGATCGTGTTTGAGTGAACAGATTAGAGCAAGTTTGGCTGAGATCAGGTCTCAGACAGCAGTGCATATTCAGGGAGATTATAACATGGTCTATAATAGAAGGCAGAAGAGGAAATCATATGTACTTGAGGCAGATGTTA GTGTGGATCAAAATATGGTCAGGAAATTGTTTCCCAATAGTAGCCGAGTTGCGCTGCCCTCTATAACAGAGGAATCCTCCGAAG GTGCCGAGGCGTCCACGTCGATAGGTTGTGACAGTGTGAGGCCATTTGTGGAGTGCGTGACTTTCTAG
- the LOC140892790 gene encoding uncharacterized protein isoform X1, translated as MEEVSLSRDTLLILAYEYYSSVAQKFFMRRDVVDGLILPRMFKWVASTWPSNCAPSNVDVSAAFGAYDINDCVGCLTPTSEDLVSSYYTTGVFVDSAPDVVTTRVLELWSQGKTVICSQRPLENDVESPIVQHTPSYHDGSSTPSSEATRSSSSTHSVDAIRSNSSTRPPIPMGPRIHFGLNPTRRTSPLEHHFRRRLSALDDTVNSLRLEMREQFIKTRACIREMKAGFDELRSCLSEQIRASLAEIRSQTAVHIQGDYNMVYNRRQKRKSYVLEADVSVDQNMVRKLFPNSSRVALPSITEESSEDIQVTPDAVMSGAEASTSIGCDSVRPFVECVTF; from the exons ATGGAGGAGGTATCTTTGTCTCGAGACACTTTGTTG atCTTGGCTTATGAATATTATTCTAGCGTGGCACAAAAGTTTTTCATGAGAAGAGATGTGGTAGACGGTTTGATTTTGCCCAGGATGTTTAAGTGGGTGGCTAGCACGTGGCCCTCAAATTGTGCCCCGTCTAATGTTGATGTTAGTGCAGCCTTTGGTGCCTATGATATAAAT GATTGTGTTGGATGTTTGACTCCTACTTCTGAGGATCTCGTGTCATCGTATTATACCACCGGTGTTTTTGTTGATTCTGCACCAGATGTCGTCACCACTCGGGTACTAGAGCTGTGGAGTCAGGGTAAGACTGTTATATGTAGCCAGCGCCCTCTCGAGAATGATGTGGAGTCTCCCATAGTCCAGCACACACCTTCTTATCATGATGGTTCCAGCACCCCTTCTAGTGAAGCCACTAGATCCAGCTCTAGCACCCATTCTGTTGATGCCATTAGATCCAACTCTAGCACTCGTCCTCCCATTCCTATGGGTCCTAGAATCCACTTTGGACTCAATCCTACCCGCCGCACATCACCCTTGGAGCATCATTTTAGGCGGCGTTTGAGTGCATTGGATGATACCGTTAACTCATTGCGTCTTGAGATGAGAGAACAATTTATCAAGACCAGGGCGTGTATAAGGGAAATGAAAGCTGGTTTTGATGAGTTGAGATCGTGTTTGAGTGAACAGATTAGAGCAAGTTTGGCTGAGATCAGGTCTCAGACAGCAGTGCATATTCAGGGAGATTATAACATGGTCTATAATAGAAGGCAGAAGAGGAAATCATATGTACTTGAGGCAGATGTTA GTGTGGATCAAAATATGGTCAGGAAATTGTTTCCCAATAGTAGCCGAGTTGCGCTGCCCTCTATAACAGAGGAATCCTCCGAAG ATATTCAGGTGACTCCTGATGCGGTTATGTCAGGTGCCGAGGCGTCCACGTCGATAGGTTGTGACAGTGTGAGGCCATTTGTGGAGTGCGTGACTTTCTAG
- the LOC140892790 gene encoding uncharacterized protein isoform X3 has product MRRDVVDGLILPRMFKWVASTWPSNCAPSNVDVSAAFGAYDINDCVGCLTPTSEDLVSSYYTTGVFVDSAPDVVTTRVLELWSQGKTVICSQRPLENDVESPIVQHTPSYHDGSSTPSSEATRSSSSTHSVDAIRSNSSTRPPIPMGPRIHFGLNPTRRTSPLEHHFRRRLSALDDTVNSLRLEMREQFIKTRACIREMKAGFDELRSCLSEQIRASLAEIRSQTAVHIQGDYNMVYNRRQKRKSYVLEADVSVDQNMVRKLFPNSSRVALPSITEESSEDIQVTPDAVMSGAEASTSIGCDSVRPFVECVTF; this is encoded by the exons ATGAGAAGAGATGTGGTAGACGGTTTGATTTTGCCCAGGATGTTTAAGTGGGTGGCTAGCACGTGGCCCTCAAATTGTGCCCCGTCTAATGTTGATGTTAGTGCAGCCTTTGGTGCCTATGATATAAAT GATTGTGTTGGATGTTTGACTCCTACTTCTGAGGATCTCGTGTCATCGTATTATACCACCGGTGTTTTTGTTGATTCTGCACCAGATGTCGTCACCACTCGGGTACTAGAGCTGTGGAGTCAGGGTAAGACTGTTATATGTAGCCAGCGCCCTCTCGAGAATGATGTGGAGTCTCCCATAGTCCAGCACACACCTTCTTATCATGATGGTTCCAGCACCCCTTCTAGTGAAGCCACTAGATCCAGCTCTAGCACCCATTCTGTTGATGCCATTAGATCCAACTCTAGCACTCGTCCTCCCATTCCTATGGGTCCTAGAATCCACTTTGGACTCAATCCTACCCGCCGCACATCACCCTTGGAGCATCATTTTAGGCGGCGTTTGAGTGCATTGGATGATACCGTTAACTCATTGCGTCTTGAGATGAGAGAACAATTTATCAAGACCAGGGCGTGTATAAGGGAAATGAAAGCTGGTTTTGATGAGTTGAGATCGTGTTTGAGTGAACAGATTAGAGCAAGTTTGGCTGAGATCAGGTCTCAGACAGCAGTGCATATTCAGGGAGATTATAACATGGTCTATAATAGAAGGCAGAAGAGGAAATCATATGTACTTGAGGCAGATGTTA GTGTGGATCAAAATATGGTCAGGAAATTGTTTCCCAATAGTAGCCGAGTTGCGCTGCCCTCTATAACAGAGGAATCCTCCGAAG ATATTCAGGTGACTCCTGATGCGGTTATGTCAGGTGCCGAGGCGTCCACGTCGATAGGTTGTGACAGTGTGAGGCCATTTGTGGAGTGCGTGACTTTCTAG
- the LOC140892790 gene encoding uncharacterized protein isoform X4, producing MEEVSLSRDTLLILAYEYYSSVAQKFFMRRDVVDGLILPRMFKWVASTWPSNCAPSNVDVSAAFGAYDINDCVGCLTPTSEDLVSSYYTTGVFVDSAPDVVTTRVLELWSQGKTVICSQRPLENDVESPIVQHTPSYHDGSSTPSSEATRSSSSTHSVDAIRSNSSTRPPIPMGPRIHFGLNPTRRTSPLEHHFRRRLSALDDTVNSLRLEMREQFIKTRACIREMKAGFDELRSCLSEQIRASLAEIRSQTAVHIQGDYNMVYNRRQKRKSYVLEADVSVDQNMVRKLFPNSSRVALPSITEESSEGDS from the exons ATGGAGGAGGTATCTTTGTCTCGAGACACTTTGTTG atCTTGGCTTATGAATATTATTCTAGCGTGGCACAAAAGTTTTTCATGAGAAGAGATGTGGTAGACGGTTTGATTTTGCCCAGGATGTTTAAGTGGGTGGCTAGCACGTGGCCCTCAAATTGTGCCCCGTCTAATGTTGATGTTAGTGCAGCCTTTGGTGCCTATGATATAAAT GATTGTGTTGGATGTTTGACTCCTACTTCTGAGGATCTCGTGTCATCGTATTATACCACCGGTGTTTTTGTTGATTCTGCACCAGATGTCGTCACCACTCGGGTACTAGAGCTGTGGAGTCAGGGTAAGACTGTTATATGTAGCCAGCGCCCTCTCGAGAATGATGTGGAGTCTCCCATAGTCCAGCACACACCTTCTTATCATGATGGTTCCAGCACCCCTTCTAGTGAAGCCACTAGATCCAGCTCTAGCACCCATTCTGTTGATGCCATTAGATCCAACTCTAGCACTCGTCCTCCCATTCCTATGGGTCCTAGAATCCACTTTGGACTCAATCCTACCCGCCGCACATCACCCTTGGAGCATCATTTTAGGCGGCGTTTGAGTGCATTGGATGATACCGTTAACTCATTGCGTCTTGAGATGAGAGAACAATTTATCAAGACCAGGGCGTGTATAAGGGAAATGAAAGCTGGTTTTGATGAGTTGAGATCGTGTTTGAGTGAACAGATTAGAGCAAGTTTGGCTGAGATCAGGTCTCAGACAGCAGTGCATATTCAGGGAGATTATAACATGGTCTATAATAGAAGGCAGAAGAGGAAATCATATGTACTTGAGGCAGATGTTA GTGTGGATCAAAATATGGTCAGGAAATTGTTTCCCAATAGTAGCCGAGTTGCGCTGCCCTCTATAACAGAGGAATCCTCCGAAG GTGACTCCTGA
- the LOC140892790 gene encoding uncharacterized protein isoform X5, with translation MEEVSLSRDTLLILAYEYYSSVAQKFFMRRDVVDGLILPRMFKWVASTWPSNCAPSNVDVSAAFGAYDINDCVGCLTPTSEDLVSSYYTTGVFVDSAPDVVTTRVLELWSQGKTVICSQRPLENDVESPIVQHTPSYHDGSSTPSSEATRSSSSTHSVDAIRSNSSTRPPIPMGPRIHFGLNPTRRTSPLEHHFRRRLSALDDTVNSLRLEMREQFIKTRACIREMKAGFDELRSCLSEQIRASLAEIRSQTAVHIQGDYNMVYNRRQKRKSYVLEADVWIKIWSGNCFPIVAELRCPL, from the exons ATGGAGGAGGTATCTTTGTCTCGAGACACTTTGTTG atCTTGGCTTATGAATATTATTCTAGCGTGGCACAAAAGTTTTTCATGAGAAGAGATGTGGTAGACGGTTTGATTTTGCCCAGGATGTTTAAGTGGGTGGCTAGCACGTGGCCCTCAAATTGTGCCCCGTCTAATGTTGATGTTAGTGCAGCCTTTGGTGCCTATGATATAAAT GATTGTGTTGGATGTTTGACTCCTACTTCTGAGGATCTCGTGTCATCGTATTATACCACCGGTGTTTTTGTTGATTCTGCACCAGATGTCGTCACCACTCGGGTACTAGAGCTGTGGAGTCAGGGTAAGACTGTTATATGTAGCCAGCGCCCTCTCGAGAATGATGTGGAGTCTCCCATAGTCCAGCACACACCTTCTTATCATGATGGTTCCAGCACCCCTTCTAGTGAAGCCACTAGATCCAGCTCTAGCACCCATTCTGTTGATGCCATTAGATCCAACTCTAGCACTCGTCCTCCCATTCCTATGGGTCCTAGAATCCACTTTGGACTCAATCCTACCCGCCGCACATCACCCTTGGAGCATCATTTTAGGCGGCGTTTGAGTGCATTGGATGATACCGTTAACTCATTGCGTCTTGAGATGAGAGAACAATTTATCAAGACCAGGGCGTGTATAAGGGAAATGAAAGCTGGTTTTGATGAGTTGAGATCGTGTTTGAGTGAACAGATTAGAGCAAGTTTGGCTGAGATCAGGTCTCAGACAGCAGTGCATATTCAGGGAGATTATAACATGGTCTATAATAGAAGGCAGAAGAGGAAATCATATGTACTTGAGGCAGAT GTGTGGATCAAAATATGGTCAGGAAATTGTTTCCCAATAGTAGCCGAGTTGCGCTGCCCTCTATAA